The following coding sequences lie in one Capsicum annuum cultivar UCD-10X-F1 chromosome 5, UCD10Xv1.1, whole genome shotgun sequence genomic window:
- the LOC124898487 gene encoding uncharacterized protein LOC124898487, with protein sequence MSIKLVIRGYSVNVISAYALQVGIDEGEKKGFWEVLDEVVRGVPRTENLFIGEDFNGHIGSLMRGYNDVHGDFNFGEKNEGGASLLDFSRAFGLWIANSRFLKKEDHFTFCSSVAKTQIDFLLLWKGDRALCKDCKVLPSDNRVLGRVDGIWIVCER encoded by the coding sequence ATGTCTATTAAGTTAGTTATAAGAGGGTATTCGGTGAACGTTATTAGTGCTTACGCTCTTCAAGTAGGTATAGACGAGGGGGAGAAGAAGGGTttttgggaggttttagatgaggtaGTTAGGGGCGTCCCGAGAACTGAGAATCTTTTCATAGGAGAAGACTTTAATGGACATATTGGGTCTTTGATGAGAGGTTATAATGATGTGCATGGCGATTTTAATTTTGGGGAGAAGAATGAAGGAGGagcttctcttttggatttttctagggcttttgggttgtggatagcaaATTCGAGATTTTTGAAAAAGGAGGATCACTTTACATTTTGTAGTTCagtagccaagactcagatagactttttgcttcttTGGAAGGGTGATAGAGCattatgtaaagactgtaaagtcttACCTAGTGATAATAGGGTGCTTGGAAGAGTAGATGGGATATGGATAGTATGTGAGAGATGA